In Nicotiana tabacum cultivar K326 chromosome 17, ASM71507v2, whole genome shotgun sequence, one DNA window encodes the following:
- the LOC107805391 gene encoding vacuolar-sorting receptor 6: MFVPFHPANMAALFFLVVVLPFFLIISNVVVIEARFIVEKNSISVLSPYSMHSKHDASIGNFGVPDYGGSLVGTVVYPKKDSNGCTVFDGDKPFKSQAHRPNFLLLDRGDCYFALKVWNGQQAGAAAVLVADSIDEPLITMDSPEESTDADGYIDKIGIPSALIGKSFGDTLKEALKKGEEVVIKMDWTESMPHPDQRVEYELWTNSNDECGVRCDEQMNFIKSFKGHAQILEKGGYTMFTPHYITWYCPEAFILSSQCKSQCINHGRYCAPDPEQDFGEGYQGKDIVFENLRQLCVHRVANKSNRSWVWWDYVTDFHIRCSMKQKRYSKECAEEVMKSLDLPVEKIKKCMGDPEANVENKVLKTEQDLQVGRGPRGDVTILPTMVVNDVQYRGKLERAAVLKAICAGFKETTEPSICLSGDLETNECLERNGGCWRDPKSNVTACKDTFRGRVCECPLVNGVQYKGDGYTSCEAVGPGRCTVNNGGCWLETRNGETFSACSEADPSGCKCPFGFQGDGHKCEDVNECKDGLACQCDGCSCKNTWGGYDCKCKGNQLYIMEHDTCIERHSSKVGRVLIFSILAIAVGTGVAGYIFYKYRLRSYMDSEIMAIMSQYMPLDNNHQNQVVVHHETEPLRQSSV; this comes from the exons ATGTTCGTACCTTTTCACCCTGCAAACATGGCTGCTCTGTTTTTCCTAGTAGTTGTTTTACCTTTTTTCTTGATAATATCGAATGTTGTTGTAATTGAGGCAAGATTTATAGTTGAGAAAAACAGTATTAGTGTTTTGTCTCCTTATTCAATGCACTCAAAACATGATGCTTCTATTGGTAATTTTGGTGTGCCTGATTATGGTGGTTCTTTGGTTGGAACTGTTGTTTATCCTAAGAAAGATTCCAATGGTTGCACTGTTTTTGATGGTGATAAGCCCTTCAAATCCCAGGCTCATCGTCctaattttcttcttcttgatcGTGGAG ACTGCTATTTtgctttgaaggtttggaatgggCAACAAGCTGGAGCAGCTGCAGTTCTAGTGGCTGATAGCATAGATGAGCCTCTTATAACTATGGATTCTCCTGAAGAAAGCACAGATGCTGATGGATACATTGACAAGATTGGAATCCCTTCAGCCTTAATTGGAAAGTCCTTTGGCGACACATTGAAAGAAGCTCTGAAGAAGGGAGAGGAAGTTGTGATCAAAATGGATTGGACAGAGTCAATGCCGCACCCTGATCAACGAGTTGAGTACGAGCTGTGGACTAATAGCAATGATGAGTGCGGGGTTCGTTGTGATGAGCAGATGAATTTCATTAAGAGCTTCAAGGGACACGCTCAGATACTTGAAAAGGGCGGTTATACTATGTTCACACCTCACTATATTACTTGGTACTGTCCTGAAGCATTCATTCTTAGCAGTCAGTGCAAATCTCAGTGCATAAATCACGGGAGATATTGCGCTCCTGATCCAGAGCAGGACTTTGGGGAGGGGTACCAAGGGAAGGATATCGTCTTTGAGAACTTGAGGCAGCTCTGTGTGCACAGAGTGGCAAACAAGAGTAATCGTTCTTGGGTTTGGTGGGATTATGTGACAGATTTCCATATCAGATGTTCAATGAAGCAAAAGAGATACAGCAAAGAATGTGCTGAGGAGGTCATGAAATCGCTTG ATCTACCTGTTGAGAAGATAAAGAAATGCATGGGTGATCCAGAGGCTAATGTAGAAAATAAAGTGCTAAAGACTGAGCAGGATCTCCAG GTCGGCCGAGGACCTCGTGGTGATGTGACAATCTTACCAACAATGGTCGTCAATGATGTTCAATATCGAG GAAAATTGGAGAGGGCTGCTGTTTTGAAGGCCATATGTGCTGGATTTAAGGAAACAACTGAGCCTTCGATATGTTTAAGTGGAG ATCTTGAAACAAATGAGTGCCTTGAAAGGAATGGTGGCTGTTGGCGGGATCCAAAATCTAACGTAACTGCCTGCAAG GACACTTTTAGAGGAAGAGTTTGTGAGTGCCCTTTGGTGAACGGCGTTCAGTATAAAGGAGATGGATACACATCTTGTGAAG CCGTTGGACCTGGAAGGTGTACGGTAAACAATGGAGGATGCTGGTTAGAAACCAGAAATGGAGAAACATTCTCAGCATGCTCA GAGGCAGATCCATCAGGCTGTAAGTGTCCATTTGGTTTTCAAGGGGATGGCCATAAATGTGAAG ATGTAAATGAATGCAAGGACGGACTTGCTTGTCAGTGTGATGGCTGCAGCTGTAAGAACACATGGGGCGGATACGATTGCAAGTGTAAAGGAAATCAATTGTACATAATGGAGCATGATACATGTATAG AAAGACACTCATCAAAGGTTGGACGGGTCCTTATATTCTCTATCCTAGCCATTGCAGTGGGTACTGGTGTAGCTGGTTACATCTTTTACAAATATAGACTTCGG TCCTACATGGACTCGGAGATTATGGCTATTATGTCACAGTACATGCCTCTTGATAACAACCATCAGAATCAGGTTGTTGTCCATCACGAAACTGAACCTCTACGACAGAGCTCAGTATGA